The following coding sequences are from one Bradyrhizobium sp. WSM471 window:
- a CDS encoding OprO/OprP family phosphate-selective porin → MRRTGIAATAIGLAGALAASQAQAQSASSSDQEIALLKQQLKMLEQKLDKLQSQTAANTAATAKARLEAKAEAKAEARSEAKAVVANANAAIPLKGPAPASGVVVTMPNNRPTICTADGANCVGITGRVHWDVGGYDYRPNTAATVPQKLDSGENVRRARIGLAGKFFNDWNFALIYDFGGSSDGFGGAAPGSLPGGGVSGIENAYLSYTGLKPFGGKMAIEGGIMDLPYTLDEATSSNDIMFMERASAGVVATSIAAGDFRSAIGTRWYNDQLWIGGYVTGPSTGAIHSASSAAPNGASEQYGAVARVAGQVVSGKDYSLHLGGNAEWLIQPSRNMVTGAQAVTLSERSELRIDPTALATTGAIANASGAQVYSVEAAATYGPLILQGEYFWYNIDRSANTGLPPLGAPSRKFQGGYAQAGYVLTGEGRSYNAANAAYGGVKPAHPFSLEGGGWGAWEIAGRFSTIDLNDQLGTATGIAGGRQTVYTAALNWYVNGNVRFMLDYLHGTVSRQASPISTADVGSKFDAVAMRTQFAF, encoded by the coding sequence GTGAGAAGGACAGGAATTGCAGCCACCGCGATTGGTCTCGCCGGCGCACTGGCAGCCTCGCAGGCCCAGGCCCAATCGGCCAGCAGCAGCGACCAGGAGATCGCACTCCTGAAGCAGCAGTTGAAGATGCTGGAGCAGAAACTCGACAAGCTCCAGAGCCAGACCGCCGCGAATACCGCGGCCACGGCGAAGGCCAGGCTTGAGGCGAAGGCGGAGGCGAAAGCCGAAGCGCGTTCCGAGGCGAAGGCCGTGGTCGCCAACGCCAACGCGGCGATCCCGCTCAAGGGACCGGCGCCCGCCTCCGGCGTCGTCGTGACGATGCCGAATAACCGGCCGACCATCTGCACCGCCGATGGGGCAAACTGCGTCGGGATCACAGGCCGCGTGCATTGGGATGTCGGCGGCTATGACTATCGGCCCAACACGGCGGCGACCGTGCCGCAAAAGCTCGACAGCGGCGAGAACGTCCGCCGCGCGCGCATCGGTCTCGCCGGCAAGTTCTTCAACGACTGGAATTTCGCGCTGATCTACGACTTCGGCGGCTCCTCCGACGGGTTTGGCGGCGCAGCTCCGGGTTCGCTGCCCGGCGGCGGCGTCTCCGGCATCGAGAACGCCTATCTCAGCTATACCGGCCTGAAACCGTTCGGCGGCAAGATGGCCATCGAAGGCGGCATCATGGACCTGCCCTACACTCTCGATGAGGCCACGAGCTCCAACGACATCATGTTCATGGAGCGCGCTTCGGCCGGCGTCGTCGCCACCAGCATCGCCGCGGGCGACTTCCGTTCGGCGATCGGCACGCGCTGGTACAACGACCAGCTCTGGATCGGCGGCTATGTCACGGGACCCTCGACCGGCGCGATCCATTCGGCGTCGAGCGCAGCACCGAACGGTGCCTCCGAGCAGTATGGCGCCGTCGCCCGCGTTGCCGGCCAGGTCGTCAGCGGCAAGGATTACTCGCTGCATCTTGGCGGAAACGCCGAATGGCTGATCCAGCCGTCGCGCAACATGGTGACGGGTGCGCAGGCGGTCACGCTCAGCGAGCGTTCGGAACTGCGCATCGATCCCACGGCGCTGGCTACGACCGGCGCAATCGCCAATGCCTCCGGCGCGCAGGTCTACAGCGTCGAAGCGGCCGCCACCTATGGGCCGTTGATCCTGCAAGGCGAGTATTTCTGGTACAACATCGATCGCAGCGCCAATACCGGCCTGCCGCCGCTGGGTGCGCCGAGCCGCAAGTTCCAGGGCGGCTACGCGCAGGCCGGCTACGTGCTGACGGGCGAGGGTCGGAGCTACAATGCGGCGAATGCGGCCTATGGCGGCGTCAAGCCAGCGCACCCGTTCTCGCTCGAGGGCGGCGGCTGGGGCGCATGGGAAATCGCAGGACGCTTCTCCACGATCGACCTCAACGATCAGCTCGGGACCGCCACCGGCATCGCGGGCGGCCGGCAGACCGTCTACACGGCAGCGCTGAACTGGTACGTCAACGGCAACGTCCGTTTCATGCTGGACTATTTGCATGGCACGGTGTCGAGGCAGGCCTCGCCGATTTCGACCGCCGATGTCGGCTCGAAGTTCGATGCGGTCGCGATGCGGACGCAGTTCGCGTTCTAA
- a CDS encoding DegQ family serine endoprotease, which translates to MFRSTWTAVVTALCMAFSANFNPAAAQDRRVPSSPAELRLSYAPIVQRVQPAVVNVYAAKVVQNRNPLLDDPIFRRFFGVPGQQQEQVQRSLGSGVIVDASGLVVTNVHVIEGADQVKVSLSDKREFEAEIVLKDSRSDLAVLRLKDTKEKFPALEFTNSDELMVGDVVMAIGNPFGVGQTVTHGIISALARTQVGITDYQFFIQTDAAINPGNSGGALVDMNGRLAGINTAIYSRSGGSQGIGFAIPANMVRVVVASAKGGGKAVKRPWLGAKLQAVTPEIAESLGLRSPTGALVASVVPNGPAAKAGLKSSDLIVSIDGQTVDDPNAFDYRFATRPLGGTAQIDVQRGGKPVKLTVALDAAPDAGRNELVITARSPLQGAKVSTITPALADELHLDADTEGVVVTDLGGDSAAANVGFQKGDVILAVNNQKISKTSDLEKAAAERQRIWRITLVRGGQQINVTLGG; encoded by the coding sequence ATGTTTCGATCGACCTGGACCGCCGTTGTCACGGCACTGTGCATGGCCTTTTCGGCCAACTTCAATCCGGCCGCCGCGCAGGACCGCCGTGTGCCGTCCTCGCCCGCCGAACTGCGGTTGTCCTATGCGCCGATCGTGCAGCGGGTGCAGCCGGCGGTTGTCAACGTCTATGCCGCCAAGGTGGTGCAGAACCGCAACCCGCTGCTCGACGACCCGATCTTCCGCCGCTTCTTCGGCGTGCCCGGCCAGCAGCAGGAGCAGGTGCAGCGCTCGCTTGGTTCGGGCGTGATCGTCGATGCGTCCGGGCTCGTCGTCACCAACGTCCATGTCATCGAAGGCGCCGACCAGGTCAAGGTGTCGCTGTCGGACAAGCGTGAGTTCGAGGCCGAGATCGTGCTGAAGGACTCTCGCAGCGATCTCGCGGTGCTGCGTCTGAAGGACACCAAGGAGAAGTTTCCGGCTCTCGAATTCACCAATTCGGACGAGCTGATGGTCGGCGACGTCGTGATGGCGATCGGCAATCCCTTCGGCGTCGGCCAGACCGTGACCCACGGCATCATCTCGGCCTTGGCGCGTACGCAGGTCGGTATCACCGACTACCAGTTTTTCATCCAGACCGACGCGGCGATCAATCCCGGCAATTCCGGCGGCGCGTTGGTCGACATGAACGGCAGGCTCGCGGGCATCAACACCGCGATCTATTCGCGCTCCGGCGGCTCGCAGGGCATCGGCTTCGCGATCCCTGCCAACATGGTGCGCGTCGTCGTCGCCTCCGCCAAGGGCGGCGGCAAGGCGGTGAAGCGGCCCTGGCTCGGTGCGAAGTTGCAGGCGGTGACGCCGGAGATCGCCGAGAGTCTCGGCCTGCGTTCGCCGACCGGTGCGCTGGTCGCAAGCGTCGTTCCGAACGGGCCGGCGGCCAAGGCCGGGCTGAAATCCTCCGACCTGATCGTCTCGATCGACGGCCAGACCGTGGATGATCCCAACGCCTTCGACTATCGTTTCGCCACGCGGCCGCTCGGCGGCACGGCGCAGATCGACGTGCAGCGCGGCGGCAAGCCGGTCAAGCTGACGGTGGCACTGGACGCCGCGCCCGATGCCGGCCGCAACGAGCTCGTCATCACCGCACGCTCGCCGCTCCAAGGCGCGAAGGTCTCGACCATCACCCCGGCGCTCGCTGACGAGCTGCATCTGGACGCCGATACGGAAGGCGTCGTAGTCACCGATCTCGGCGGCGACAGTGCGGCCGCGAATGTCGGCTTCCAGAAGGGCGACGTCATCCTGGCGGTCAACAACCAAAAGATCAGCAAGACCAGCGATCTCGAAAAGGCGGCGGCCGAGCGCCAGCGCATCTGGCGCATCACGCTGGTGCGCGGCGGCCAGCAGATCAACGTCACGCTGGGCGGATGA
- a CDS encoding chloride channel protein produces the protein MLWPLSTRHKRLFRLTSARWQRRAIFVLGGIGVGAAAVALAQLADLAQYAFTLLLAKSRYAVLAVTPLGFMLSAFLTTRLFPNAQGSGIPQAIAARHLTDQTARESLVSIRIALGKVILTLFGLLCGGSVGREGPSVQVGASIMFALGRVSPRRQPGLILAGAAAGVAAAFNTPLAGIVFGIEEMSRAFETRTSSLIIAAVIAAGLTSLALMGNYAYFGSSATSLARGTDWLAVPVCGVVGGLAGGIFSRIVIVMARGFAHPLGRTVKRHPLWFALACGLAVAICGLVSGDTIYGTGYQQVKTALEHGAPLPQDFGILKLLATTFAAISGIPGGIFSPSLAVGAGLGSNIASFFHDAPLGAIMLLGMVSYFAGVVQAPITAFVIVTEMTDNHAMVVPLMAAALIAHATSRLICEEGIYHALAKGFIKRATRPPETNAAPASS, from the coding sequence ATGCTTTGGCCCCTGTCGACCCGCCATAAACGCCTGTTCAGGCTGACATCCGCGCGATGGCAGCGGCGAGCAATCTTCGTGCTTGGTGGGATCGGGGTAGGCGCCGCGGCGGTGGCGCTGGCCCAACTCGCTGATCTCGCCCAGTACGCCTTTACGCTGCTGCTGGCCAAGTCGCGCTACGCCGTGCTCGCAGTGACACCTCTCGGCTTCATGCTCTCGGCCTTTCTGACCACCCGGCTGTTCCCGAACGCACAGGGCAGCGGCATTCCTCAGGCGATCGCCGCACGGCATCTGACCGACCAGACGGCGCGCGAGAGCCTGGTCTCGATCCGAATCGCGCTCGGAAAGGTGATCCTCACCTTGTTCGGTCTGCTGTGCGGTGGCTCCGTCGGCCGGGAAGGACCGAGCGTTCAAGTCGGCGCTTCCATCATGTTTGCGCTTGGACGCGTCTCGCCACGCCGCCAGCCCGGATTGATCCTGGCCGGCGCGGCCGCCGGCGTCGCGGCCGCCTTCAACACGCCCCTGGCGGGGATCGTCTTCGGTATCGAGGAGATGAGCCGGGCTTTCGAGACGCGTACCAGCAGCCTCATCATTGCGGCGGTGATCGCGGCCGGCCTGACCTCGCTCGCGCTGATGGGCAATTACGCCTATTTCGGCAGCAGTGCGACGTCTCTTGCCCGCGGCACCGACTGGCTGGCGGTGCCGGTGTGCGGCGTGGTCGGCGGTTTGGCTGGCGGCATCTTCAGCCGTATCGTCATCGTGATGGCGCGCGGCTTCGCCCATCCGCTCGGGCGTACGGTCAAGCGCCATCCGTTGTGGTTTGCGCTCGCGTGCGGATTGGCGGTCGCGATCTGCGGCCTCGTCTCCGGCGATACGATCTATGGCACGGGCTACCAGCAGGTAAAGACGGCCCTGGAGCACGGCGCACCGCTGCCGCAGGACTTCGGCATCCTCAAGCTTCTCGCCACCACCTTCGCGGCAATCAGTGGCATACCCGGCGGAATTTTTTCGCCGTCACTCGCCGTTGGAGCCGGCCTCGGCAGCAACATCGCGTCCTTCTTCCACGACGCTCCGCTCGGTGCGATCATGTTGCTCGGCATGGTCTCCTATTTTGCCGGTGTGGTGCAGGCGCCGATCACCGCTTTCGTCATCGTGACCGAGATGACCGACAACCACGCCATGGTGGTGCCGTTGATGGCCGCCGCCCTGATTGCACACGCCACCTCACGGCTGATCTGCGAAGAAGGGATCTACCACGCGCTCGCCAAGGGCTTTATCAAGCGGGCGACGCGTCCGCCTGAGACGAATGCGGCGCCCGCTTCGAGCTAA
- a CDS encoding replication-associated recombination protein A, protein MSPKRPQETPTLFAAAGLDHEAPHPLPDRLRPRALSEVVGQDHILGPDGALTRMLETRTLGSLVFWGPPGTGKTTVARLLADATDLHFEQISAVFSGVADLKKAFEAARARREMGKGTLLFVDEVHRFNRAQQDSFLPVMEDGTVVMVGATTENPSFELNAALLSRARVLVFRSLDAAAIEKLFAHAEEVEGRKLPLDEEARAVLVRMADGDGRASLTLVEEVWRAARKDEIFDAAQLQEILQRRAPIYDKSADGHYNLISALHKSVRGSDPDAALYYLARMLDAGEDPLFLARRVVRMAVEDIGLADPQALVIANAAKDAFDFLGHPEGELAIAQAVVYLATAPKSNAVYTAFGKAMQAAKQAGSLLPPKHILNSPTKLMKSEGYGASYEYDHDAPDAFSGQDYFPEALGRQTFYDPPDRGFEREIRKRLDYWAKLRKERGGA, encoded by the coding sequence ATGAGTCCGAAGCGACCACAGGAGACGCCAACCCTCTTCGCCGCGGCGGGGCTCGATCACGAGGCTCCGCATCCGCTGCCGGATCGGCTGCGACCGCGGGCGCTCTCGGAGGTCGTCGGCCAGGATCACATCCTGGGTCCCGACGGCGCGCTGACGCGCATGCTGGAGACGCGCACGCTAGGCTCGCTGGTGTTCTGGGGCCCGCCCGGCACGGGCAAGACCACGGTCGCGCGGCTGCTTGCGGACGCCACCGATCTGCATTTCGAGCAGATCTCCGCGGTGTTCTCAGGGGTCGCCGATTTGAAGAAGGCCTTTGAGGCCGCGCGTGCACGCCGCGAGATGGGCAAGGGCACGCTGCTATTCGTCGACGAGGTGCATCGCTTCAACCGCGCCCAGCAAGATTCGTTTCTGCCCGTCATGGAAGACGGCACGGTGGTGATGGTCGGCGCTACCACCGAAAACCCGTCCTTCGAGCTCAACGCGGCGCTTCTGTCCCGGGCGCGCGTGCTGGTGTTTCGCTCGCTCGACGCGGCCGCGATCGAAAAGCTGTTTGCGCATGCCGAGGAGGTCGAGGGCCGTAAGCTGCCGCTCGACGAGGAAGCGCGCGCCGTGCTGGTGCGCATGGCCGATGGCGACGGCCGCGCGTCGCTGACGCTCGTCGAGGAAGTCTGGCGCGCCGCGCGCAAGGACGAGATTTTCGACGCCGCGCAGTTGCAGGAGATTTTGCAGCGCCGCGCGCCCATCTACGACAAGTCGGCCGACGGCCATTACAATTTGATCTCGGCGCTGCATAAGTCGGTGCGGGGCTCCGATCCCGACGCCGCGCTGTATTATCTCGCGCGCATGCTTGATGCCGGCGAGGACCCGCTGTTTCTGGCCCGCCGCGTCGTGCGCATGGCGGTCGAGGATATCGGGCTTGCCGATCCGCAGGCGCTGGTCATTGCCAACGCGGCCAAGGACGCCTTCGACTTCCTCGGTCATCCCGAAGGCGAGCTCGCGATCGCGCAGGCGGTGGTCTATCTCGCCACCGCGCCAAAATCGAACGCCGTCTACACCGCCTTCGGCAAGGCGATGCAGGCCGCAAAGCAGGCCGGCTCGCTGCTGCCGCCGAAACACATCCTCAACTCGCCGACCAAGCTGATGAAGTCGGAAGGCTACGGCGCATCTTACGAATACGACCACGACGCCCCCGACGCCTTCTCCGGCCAGGATTACTTCCCGGAAGCCCTGGGCCGCCAGACCTTCTACGACCCGCCCGACCGCGGGTTCGAGCGGGAGATCAGGAAGCGGCTGGATTATTGGGCCAAGTTGCGGAAGGAGCGGGGTGGGGCCTAA
- a CDS encoding RluA family pseudouridine synthase has protein sequence MSRRIKRMNPKPRERDERKEARPFKARSAKPAGLRPGGKPGAKPPRFASERVERRAPKAEPEKAAPAKPVEALLPTKVQTVKVTGDENNMRVDRFLEAHFPGLSFSHIQRVVRKGELRVDGKRVDSKDRLEEGQSVRIPPLKLDTPKAPNPQSEAAQKTLAALKEMTIYEDDDVLVLNKPAGLAVQGGSGMTRHIDQMLEVMRDSKGQKPRLVHRIDRETSGCLLVAKTRFAASHLTGAFRSRSARKTYWALVPGLPKPKQGRISTFLAKEESEDDTIMRIAQHGDEGASHAVTYYAVVETAGNKLTWVSLKPVTGRTHQLRAHMEHIGHPIVGDPKYFNIENWQLPGGLQNRLHLLARRIVIPHPRGGVIDATAPLPQHMQQSWNLLGLDASRFDPIENAPEE, from the coding sequence ATGAGCCGCCGCATCAAGAGAATGAACCCAAAACCTCGCGAGCGCGATGAACGCAAGGAGGCGCGCCCGTTCAAGGCGCGCAGCGCGAAGCCTGCTGGGCTGCGGCCGGGCGGCAAGCCGGGCGCGAAGCCGCCGCGCTTTGCGAGCGAGCGCGTCGAGCGGCGCGCGCCCAAAGCCGAACCGGAAAAGGCTGCACCGGCAAAGCCGGTCGAGGCATTGCTGCCGACCAAGGTGCAGACCGTCAAGGTGACGGGCGACGAGAACAACATGCGCGTCGATCGCTTCCTCGAAGCGCACTTTCCCGGCCTGTCGTTCTCCCATATCCAGCGCGTCGTTCGTAAAGGCGAGCTGCGCGTCGACGGCAAGCGCGTCGACAGCAAGGACCGCCTGGAGGAGGGCCAGAGCGTCCGTATTCCGCCGCTGAAGCTCGACACCCCGAAGGCACCCAACCCGCAGTCGGAGGCGGCGCAAAAGACGCTTGCCGCACTGAAGGAGATGACGATCTACGAGGACGACGACGTTCTTGTGCTGAACAAGCCGGCCGGACTTGCCGTGCAGGGCGGCTCGGGGATGACGCGACACATCGACCAGATGCTGGAGGTGATGCGCGATTCCAAGGGCCAGAAGCCGCGCCTCGTGCACCGCATCGACAGGGAGACGTCGGGCTGTCTCCTGGTCGCCAAGACCCGCTTTGCCGCCTCGCATCTGACCGGCGCGTTCCGTTCGCGGTCGGCGCGAAAGACCTATTGGGCGCTGGTGCCGGGGCTACCGAAACCGAAGCAGGGCCGCATCTCGACCTTCCTTGCCAAGGAGGAGAGCGAGGACGACACCATCATGCGCATCGCCCAGCATGGTGATGAGGGCGCAAGCCACGCTGTGACATACTATGCGGTGGTCGAAACCGCCGGCAACAAGCTGACCTGGGTGTCGCTGAAGCCGGTGACCGGGCGCACCCACCAGCTGCGCGCCCACATGGAACATATCGGCCACCCCATCGTCGGCGATCCCAAATATTTCAACATCGAGAACTGGCAACTGCCGGGCGGCCTGCAAAACCGGCTGCATCTGCTCGCGCGCCGCATCGTCATCCCGCATCCCCGCGGCGGCGTGATCGACGCCACCGCGCCATTGCCGCAGCACATGCAGCAGTCATGGAACCTGCTCGGGCTCGATGCGAGCCGGTTTGATCCGATCGAGAACGCGCCGGAGGAGTAA
- the rplQ gene encoding 50S ribosomal protein L17 — translation MRHGKVHRKLNRTAEHRRAMFANMCAALIKHEQIITTLPKAKELRPIVEKLITLGKKGGLSMRRQAISEMRDKDQVRKLFDVLAPRYKDRQGGYTRIIKAGFRYGDNAPMAVIEFVDRDVDAKGQDSGPVQEKEAEAA, via the coding sequence ATGCGTCACGGCAAGGTTCATCGCAAGCTCAACCGCACCGCCGAGCATCGCCGCGCGATGTTCGCCAACATGTGCGCCGCGCTGATCAAGCACGAGCAGATCATCACCACGCTTCCGAAGGCGAAGGAATTGCGTCCGATCGTCGAGAAGCTGATCACCCTCGGCAAGAAGGGCGGCCTGTCCATGCGTCGCCAGGCCATCTCCGAGATGCGCGACAAGGATCAGGTCAGGAAGCTGTTCGACGTATTGGCGCCCCGCTACAAGGATCGCCAGGGTGGCTACACCCGCATCATCAAGGCGGGCTTCCGCTACGGCGACAATGCGCCGATGGCCGTGATCGAGTTCGTCGATCGCGACGTCGATGCCAAGGGTCAGGACTCCGGCCCGGTGCAGGAAAAGGAAGCCGAGGCGGCGTAA
- a CDS encoding DUF1330 domain-containing protein, giving the protein MPAYVISEVEARDQAAMEAYRALAAATIARYGGRYIARGGAAEVVEGGPPPKTIIIVEFPSMECAREWYASPEYAEALKLRQTALERRLMFVEGVVPV; this is encoded by the coding sequence ATGCCGGCCTATGTGATCTCGGAGGTCGAGGCGCGCGATCAGGCCGCGATGGAGGCCTATCGCGCGCTGGCCGCAGCAACCATCGCGCGATATGGCGGCCGCTACATCGCGCGCGGCGGTGCCGCTGAAGTGGTGGAGGGCGGCCCGCCGCCCAAGACCATCATCATCGTGGAGTTTCCCTCAATGGAATGCGCGCGCGAATGGTACGCGTCCCCGGAATATGCGGAGGCGCTGAAGCTGCGGCAGACGGCGCTGGAGCGGCGGTTGATGTTCGTCGAGGGCGTGGTTCCAGTCTAG
- a CDS encoding zinc-binding alcohol dehydrogenase family protein encodes MKAVGYKKSLPIEDQDALFDFETAKPEPGGRDIRVAVKAISANPVDYKVRKRAAPPEGETKILGYDAAGVVDAVGPDVTLFKPGDEVFYAGSILRQGTNSEFHLVDERIVGNKPKSLSFAQAAALPLTSITAWELLFDRLGAVPGKSVDPRTLLITGGAGGVGSILIQLARRLTGLTVLATATRPESQKWCLDLGAHAVIDHGQPMKEQIEKLKLPPVALVASLTFTDQHYKSIVEFMAPQGKFGLIDDPPEFTMSTFKGKAISVHWESMFTRSSFQTADMIAQHHLLNDVADLIDKGVLRTTLDQTFGTINAANLKRAHALLESGKSRGKIVLEGW; translated from the coding sequence ATGAAGGCCGTCGGCTACAAGAAGTCGCTTCCGATCGAGGATCAGGACGCGCTGTTCGATTTCGAAACCGCAAAGCCCGAGCCCGGCGGGCGCGACATCCGCGTCGCCGTGAAGGCGATCTCGGCCAATCCGGTCGATTACAAAGTGCGCAAGCGCGCCGCCCCGCCCGAGGGCGAGACGAAGATTCTGGGCTATGACGCGGCCGGCGTCGTCGACGCCGTTGGGCCCGACGTCACGCTGTTCAAGCCAGGCGACGAGGTGTTCTATGCCGGTTCGATCCTGCGCCAGGGTACCAATTCCGAATTCCATCTGGTCGACGAGCGCATCGTCGGCAACAAGCCGAAGAGCCTGTCGTTCGCGCAAGCCGCCGCCCTTCCCCTCACCTCCATCACCGCCTGGGAGCTGTTGTTCGACCGGCTTGGTGCAGTGCCCGGCAAGAGTGTCGATCCGCGTACGCTCTTGATCACCGGCGGCGCCGGCGGTGTCGGCTCGATCCTGATCCAGCTCGCCCGCCGCCTCACCGGGCTGACGGTGCTCGCGACCGCGACGCGGCCGGAGTCGCAAAAATGGTGCCTCGATCTCGGCGCGCATGCGGTGATCGACCACGGCCAACCGATGAAGGAGCAGATCGAGAAGCTCAAGCTGCCGCCCGTCGCGCTGGTGGCGAGCCTCACCTTCACCGACCAGCACTACAAGAGCATCGTCGAGTTTATGGCGCCGCAGGGCAAGTTCGGCCTGATCGACGATCCCCCGGAATTCACCATGAGCACGTTCAAGGGAAAGGCGATCTCGGTGCACTGGGAATCGATGTTCACGCGCTCCTCGTTCCAGACCGCCGACATGATCGCGCAGCATCATCTGCTCAACGATGTCGCCGACCTCATCGACAAGGGCGTGCTGCGCACCACGCTCGACCAGACCTTTGGCACGATCAACGCGGCCAATCTCAAGCGGGCCCACGCGCTGCTCGAGAGCGGCAAGTCGCGCGGCAAGATCGTGCTGGAGGGGTGGTAG
- a CDS encoding SDR family NAD(P)-dependent oxidoreductase: protein MNIDLSGKTALVTGSTAGIGHAIAKGLAGSGASVVINGRGQDKVDAAVRRLEGAGAKVRGIAADVSTAAGCMALAAALPDVDILINNAGIFEPKDFFDIPDEDWSRFFEVNVMSGVRLSRAYMKGMLKRNWGRIVFISSESGLNIPVEMIHYGMSKTAQLSVARGLAQLTRGTGVTVNSVLPGPTMSEGVEMFVKDLAKQNGQSVDEAAANFVKQHRPSSLLQRFASVDEIANMVVYAASKEASATNGAALRAEGGIVNTIA, encoded by the coding sequence ATGAACATCGACCTTTCCGGAAAGACCGCCCTCGTGACCGGCTCGACCGCCGGAATCGGCCACGCTATTGCAAAAGGCCTTGCCGGCTCGGGTGCGAGCGTCGTGATCAACGGACGCGGCCAGGACAAGGTCGATGCGGCCGTACGCAGGCTGGAAGGGGCGGGGGCCAAGGTCCGCGGCATCGCCGCCGATGTGTCGACCGCTGCGGGCTGCATGGCGCTGGCCGCGGCGCTGCCAGATGTCGACATCCTCATCAACAATGCCGGCATCTTCGAGCCGAAAGACTTTTTCGACATTCCGGACGAGGACTGGAGCCGCTTCTTCGAGGTCAACGTCATGAGCGGCGTGCGTCTCTCTCGCGCGTACATGAAGGGCATGCTCAAGCGCAACTGGGGCCGAATCGTCTTCATCTCTTCGGAGTCCGGACTCAACATTCCCGTCGAGATGATTCACTATGGAATGAGCAAGACGGCCCAGCTCTCGGTCGCACGCGGCCTGGCGCAGCTCACCCGCGGCACCGGCGTCACCGTCAATTCCGTGCTGCCGGGCCCGACGATGTCGGAGGGCGTCGAGATGTTCGTGAAGGATCTCGCCAAGCAGAACGGCCAGTCGGTCGATGAGGCTGCGGCCAATTTCGTCAAGCAGCATCGCCCAAGCTCGCTGCTCCAGCGCTTCGCAAGCGTCGACGAGATCGCTAACATGGTGGTTTATGCGGCTTCCAAGGAAGCATCCGCGACCAACGGTGCGGCGCTGCGCGCGGAAGGCGGCATCGTCAATACGATTGCCTGA
- a CDS encoding HigA family addiction module antitoxin, whose translation MPRTPIHPGEHLAGELRQLGIPAAELARQIDVPVNRITGIINGQRGITADTALRLGHWFDTSPQFWMNLQQQYELRLAEDEVGAQVASLPRRATVQSTPKLGKTA comes from the coding sequence ATGCCCCGCACGCCCATACATCCCGGCGAACACCTTGCCGGAGAACTGCGACAGCTCGGCATCCCCGCCGCAGAACTCGCGCGCCAGATCGATGTACCCGTGAACCGGATCACCGGCATCATCAATGGGCAGCGGGGCATCACGGCCGATACGGCGTTGCGTCTTGGTCACTGGTTCGACACCAGCCCCCAGTTCTGGATGAACCTGCAACAGCAATATGAGCTGCGCCTCGCGGAAGACGAGGTGGGGGCGCAGGTTGCGTCGCTGCCGCGCCGCGCGACGGTGCAGTCGACACCAAAGCTTGGAAAAACCGCATGA